One genomic segment of Stigmatopora argus isolate UIUO_Sarg chromosome 1, RoL_Sarg_1.0, whole genome shotgun sequence includes these proteins:
- the cdk11b gene encoding cyclin-dependent kinase 11B isoform X4, translating into MLMGDEKETWKVKTLDEILLEKKRRKELEERTDNKHPKNISQSVVPQADDRDAKQEAPEEGELRDQRMEITIRNSPYTRQDSTEDRAEEDDSLAIKPPQQVTRKEKSHHRKEEKRKDKRRHRSHSSEGAGKHARGKDKERERDRRKRQWEEDKARQDWERQKRREQARAHSRRERPRLDSPGFFLDHRDRLEQQERQRERDRKLREQQKEQRELKDRERRAEERRKERESRRDVPSQHRMLPDDYGDKPKPSHRSRSPVHVPRERTEPGELRKNPKEERPEVQDLLADLQDISDSERKTTSAESSAASRSGSEEEEEEEGESSSKTDGEEGEEDEEEEEGESVSVSGSERSEQSAEEGSEEDHSEEDFEEEQENGNHIPTVPESRFDHDTEESGEEMEDEEDEEDAGDGDATPQSQTQSRTPTPEGNYVPDSPPISPVELKKELPKYLPALQGCRSVEEFQCLNRIEEGTYGVVYRAKDKKTDEIVALKRLKMEKEKEGFPITSLREINTILKAQHPNIVTVREIVVGSNMDKIYIVMNYVEHDLKSLMETMKQPFLPGEVKTLMIQLLRGVRHLHDNWILHRDLKTSNLLLSHKGILKVGDFGLAREYGSPLKPYTPVVVTLWYRSPELLLGAKEYSTAVDMWSVGCIFGELLTQKPLFPGKSEIDQINKIFKDLGSPSEKIWPGYNELPAVKKMTFTEYPYNNLRKRFGALLSDQGFDLMNKFLTYCPSKRIVSDEGLKHEYFRETPLPIDPSMFPTWPTKSEQQRVKRGTSPRPPEGGLGYSQLGDDDLKDTGFHLTTSNQGASAVGPGFSLKF; encoded by the exons ATGCTGATGGGGGACGAAAAAGAGACTTGGAAAGTTAAAACTCTTGATGAAATACTACTGGAGAAAAAGCGCAGGAAGGAATTAGAAGAGCGAACAGACAACAAGCACCCCAAAAAT ATTTCTCAGAGCGTCGTTCCACAGGCGGATGATCGCGACGCCAAACAAGAGGCCCCAGAGGAAGGAGAGTTGCGGGATCAAAGGATGGAAATAACAATTCGCAATTCCCCCTACACTCGTCAAGATTCCACAGAAGACAG aGCAGAGGAAGACGATTCCCTAGCCATTAAGCCACCACAACAGGTTacaaggaaagagaaatctcaTCACAGAAAGGAggagaaaagaaaagacaagCGACGCCATCGCAGCCATTCCTCCGAAGGAG CGGGGAAACATGCCCGGGGCAAGGACAAAGAGAGGGAGCGGGATCGTAGGAAGCGTCAGTGGGAAGAAGACAAAGCCCGGCAGGACTGGGAGAGGCAGAAACGACGGGAGCAGGCCAGAGCGCATTCACGCAGAGAGAG ACCTCGACTGGATTCTCCCGGGTTTTTTTTGGACCACAGGGACCGTCTGGAACAGCAGGAGCGGCAGCGGGAACGTGATCGAAAACTGCGAgagcagcagaaagagcaaagAGAGCTGAAAGATAGAGAGCGCAGGGCCGAAGAGCGCCGCAAAGAAAGAGAAAGTCGACGAGACG TGCCCTCGCAGCACCGAATGCTACCGGATGACTATGGTGATAAACCCAAACCAAGTCACCGCAGCCGTAGTCCTGTCCACGTTCCTCGGGAGAGAACAGAACCCGGGGAATTACGGAAAAATC CAAAGGAGGAGAGGCCCGAGGTCCAAGACCTACTCGCAGACCTCCAAGACATTAGTGACAGCGAAAGGAAAACCACCTCTGCCGAGTCTTCCGCCG CGTCAAGATCGGGctctgaagaggaggaggaggaagaaggagAGTCCAGCAGCAAGACTGATGGCGAAGAAGGagaggaggacgaggaagaggaggagggcgaGTCTGTCTCAGTGTCAGGCTCAGAGAGGTCTGAGCAGAGTGCAG AGGAAGGGAGTGAGGAGGATCATTCGGAGGAGGACTTTGAGGAGGAGCAGGAAAATGGAAATCACATACCTACAG TACCTGAATCTCGTTTCGACCACGACACGGAAGAAAGCGGTGAGGAGatggaggacgaggaggatgaagaagacGCAGGTGACGGTGATGCTACGCCTCAATCGCAGACGCAGTCGCGGACCCCCACGCCCGAAGGAAACTATGTTCCCGACTCCCCTCCAATTTCACCTGTGGAGCTGAAAAAGGAGCTCCCCAAATATTTGCCTGCTTTACAG GGTTGTCGCAGTGTGGAGGAATTTCAGTGCCTGAACCGAATTGAGGAGGGAACATACGGCGTGGTGTACAGAGCCAAGGACAAGAAGACGG atgaaATTGTGGCTTTAAAAAGGCTTAAGATGGAGAAGGAAAAGGAGGGCTTTCCTATTACCTCCTTGAGAGAAATCAATACTATATTGAAAGCTCAACATCCCAACATTGTCACAGTGAGG GAAATAGTTGTCGGAAGCAACATGGACAAGATTTACATTGTAATGAACTACGTTGAGCATGACTTGAAGAGTCTGATGGAAACCATGAAGCAGCCTTTCCTGCCAG GAGAAGTCAAGACTCTGATGATTCAGCTGCTTCGAGGAGTCCGGCATCTTCACGATAACTGGATTCTCCACCGGGACCTGAAAACGTCCAACCTGCTACTCAGCCACAAGGGAATCCTCAAG GTTGGTGACTTTGGTTTAGCCCGTGAATATGGATCCCCCCTGAAGCCCTACACTCCTGTAGTTGTAACCTTATGGTACCGGTCACCAGAACTGCTACTTGGAGCCAAG GAGTACTCCACAGCTGTCGACATGTGGTCTGTGGGCTGCATATTTGGCGAGCTCCTCACCCAGAAACCTCTTTTTCCTGGAAAATCGGAAATTGaccaaattaataaaatattcaag GATCTGGGGTCACCCAGCGAGAAAATCTGGCCCGGCTACAACGAGCTACCGGCTGTGAAGAAGATGACTTTTACAGAGTATCCCTACAATAACCTGCGAAAGCGTTTTGGTGCGCTGCTCTCAGACCAGGGCTTCGACTTAATGAACAA ATTCCTCACCTACTGTCCCAGTAAGAGGATCGTCTCGGACGAGGGGCTCAAACACGAGTACTTCCGCGAGACGCCGCTGCCCATCGACCCGTCAATGTTCCCCACCTGGCCCACCAAGAGCGAGCAGCAGAGGGTAAAGAGGGGCACCAGCCCTCGGCCACCCGAGGGAGGCCTGGGCTACAGTCAACTG GGGGATGACGACCTAAAAGACACGGGCTTTCACCTGACCACAAGTAATCAGGGAGCATCTGCGGTAGGCCCCGGATTCAGCCTTAAATTCTGA
- the cdk11b gene encoding cyclin-dependent kinase 11B isoform X6 has product MLMGDEKETWKVKTLDEILLEKKRRKELEERTDNKHPKNISQSVVPQADDRDAKQEAPEEGELRDQRMEITIRNSPYTRQDSTEDRAEEDDSLAIKPPQQVTRKEKSHHRKEEKRKDKRRHRSHSSEGAGKHARGKDKERERDRRKRQWEEDKARQDWERQKRREQARAHSRRERDRLEQQERQRERDRKLREQQKEQRELKDRERRAEERRKERESRRDVPSQHRMLPDDYGDKPKPSHRSRSPVHVPRERTEPGELRKNPAKEERPEVQDLLADLQDISDSERKTTSAESSAASRSGSEEEEEEEGESSSKTDGEEGEEDEEEEEGESVSVSGSERSEQSAEEGSEEDHSEEDFEEEQENGNHIPTVPESRFDHDTEESGEEMEDEEDEEDAGDGDATPQSQTQSRTPTPEGNYVPDSPPISPVELKKELPKYLPALQGCRSVEEFQCLNRIEEGTYGVVYRAKDKKTDEIVALKRLKMEKEKEGFPITSLREINTILKAQHPNIVTVREIVVGSNMDKIYIVMNYVEHDLKSLMETMKQPFLPGEVKTLMIQLLRGVRHLHDNWILHRDLKTSNLLLSHKGILKVGDFGLAREYGSPLKPYTPVVVTLWYRSPELLLGAKEYSTAVDMWSVGCIFGELLTQKPLFPGKSEIDQINKIFKDLGSPSEKIWPGYNELPAVKKMTFTEYPYNNLRKRFGALLSDQGFDLMNKFLTYCPSKRIVSDEGLKHEYFRETPLPIDPSMFPTWPTKSEQQRVKRGTSPRPPEGGLGYSQLGDDDLKDTGFHLTTSNQGASAVGPGFSLKF; this is encoded by the exons ATGCTGATGGGGGACGAAAAAGAGACTTGGAAAGTTAAAACTCTTGATGAAATACTACTGGAGAAAAAGCGCAGGAAGGAATTAGAAGAGCGAACAGACAACAAGCACCCCAAAAAT ATTTCTCAGAGCGTCGTTCCACAGGCGGATGATCGCGACGCCAAACAAGAGGCCCCAGAGGAAGGAGAGTTGCGGGATCAAAGGATGGAAATAACAATTCGCAATTCCCCCTACACTCGTCAAGATTCCACAGAAGACAG aGCAGAGGAAGACGATTCCCTAGCCATTAAGCCACCACAACAGGTTacaaggaaagagaaatctcaTCACAGAAAGGAggagaaaagaaaagacaagCGACGCCATCGCAGCCATTCCTCCGAAGGAG CGGGGAAACATGCCCGGGGCAAGGACAAAGAGAGGGAGCGGGATCGTAGGAAGCGTCAGTGGGAAGAAGACAAAGCCCGGCAGGACTGGGAGAGGCAGAAACGACGGGAGCAGGCCAGAGCGCATTCACGCAGAGAGAG GGACCGTCTGGAACAGCAGGAGCGGCAGCGGGAACGTGATCGAAAACTGCGAgagcagcagaaagagcaaagAGAGCTGAAAGATAGAGAGCGCAGGGCCGAAGAGCGCCGCAAAGAAAGAGAAAGTCGACGAGACG TGCCCTCGCAGCACCGAATGCTACCGGATGACTATGGTGATAAACCCAAACCAAGTCACCGCAGCCGTAGTCCTGTCCACGTTCCTCGGGAGAGAACAGAACCCGGGGAATTACGGAAAAATC CAGCAAAGGAGGAGAGGCCCGAGGTCCAAGACCTACTCGCAGACCTCCAAGACATTAGTGACAGCGAAAGGAAAACCACCTCTGCCGAGTCTTCCGCCG CGTCAAGATCGGGctctgaagaggaggaggaggaagaaggagAGTCCAGCAGCAAGACTGATGGCGAAGAAGGagaggaggacgaggaagaggaggagggcgaGTCTGTCTCAGTGTCAGGCTCAGAGAGGTCTGAGCAGAGTGCAG AGGAAGGGAGTGAGGAGGATCATTCGGAGGAGGACTTTGAGGAGGAGCAGGAAAATGGAAATCACATACCTACAG TACCTGAATCTCGTTTCGACCACGACACGGAAGAAAGCGGTGAGGAGatggaggacgaggaggatgaagaagacGCAGGTGACGGTGATGCTACGCCTCAATCGCAGACGCAGTCGCGGACCCCCACGCCCGAAGGAAACTATGTTCCCGACTCCCCTCCAATTTCACCTGTGGAGCTGAAAAAGGAGCTCCCCAAATATTTGCCTGCTTTACAG GGTTGTCGCAGTGTGGAGGAATTTCAGTGCCTGAACCGAATTGAGGAGGGAACATACGGCGTGGTGTACAGAGCCAAGGACAAGAAGACGG atgaaATTGTGGCTTTAAAAAGGCTTAAGATGGAGAAGGAAAAGGAGGGCTTTCCTATTACCTCCTTGAGAGAAATCAATACTATATTGAAAGCTCAACATCCCAACATTGTCACAGTGAGG GAAATAGTTGTCGGAAGCAACATGGACAAGATTTACATTGTAATGAACTACGTTGAGCATGACTTGAAGAGTCTGATGGAAACCATGAAGCAGCCTTTCCTGCCAG GAGAAGTCAAGACTCTGATGATTCAGCTGCTTCGAGGAGTCCGGCATCTTCACGATAACTGGATTCTCCACCGGGACCTGAAAACGTCCAACCTGCTACTCAGCCACAAGGGAATCCTCAAG GTTGGTGACTTTGGTTTAGCCCGTGAATATGGATCCCCCCTGAAGCCCTACACTCCTGTAGTTGTAACCTTATGGTACCGGTCACCAGAACTGCTACTTGGAGCCAAG GAGTACTCCACAGCTGTCGACATGTGGTCTGTGGGCTGCATATTTGGCGAGCTCCTCACCCAGAAACCTCTTTTTCCTGGAAAATCGGAAATTGaccaaattaataaaatattcaag GATCTGGGGTCACCCAGCGAGAAAATCTGGCCCGGCTACAACGAGCTACCGGCTGTGAAGAAGATGACTTTTACAGAGTATCCCTACAATAACCTGCGAAAGCGTTTTGGTGCGCTGCTCTCAGACCAGGGCTTCGACTTAATGAACAA ATTCCTCACCTACTGTCCCAGTAAGAGGATCGTCTCGGACGAGGGGCTCAAACACGAGTACTTCCGCGAGACGCCGCTGCCCATCGACCCGTCAATGTTCCCCACCTGGCCCACCAAGAGCGAGCAGCAGAGGGTAAAGAGGGGCACCAGCCCTCGGCCACCCGAGGGAGGCCTGGGCTACAGTCAACTG GGGGATGACGACCTAAAAGACACGGGCTTTCACCTGACCACAAGTAATCAGGGAGCATCTGCGGTAGGCCCCGGATTCAGCCTTAAATTCTGA
- the cdk11b gene encoding cyclin-dependent kinase 11B isoform X7, giving the protein MLMGDEKETWKVKTLDEILLEKKRRKELEERTDNKHPKNISQSVVPQADDRDAKQEAPEEGELRDQRMEITIRNSPYTRQDSTEDRAEEDDSLAIKPPQQVTRKEKSHHRKEEKRKDKRRHRSHSSEGAGKHARGKDKERERDRRKRQWEEDKARQDWERQKRREQARAHSRRERDRLEQQERQRERDRKLREQQKEQRELKDRERRAEERRKERESRRDVPSQHRMLPDDYGDKPKPSHRSRSPVHVPRERTEPGELRKNPKEERPEVQDLLADLQDISDSERKTTSAESSAASRSGSEEEEEEEGESSSKTDGEEGEEDEEEEEGESVSVSGSERSEQSAEEGSEEDHSEEDFEEEQENGNHIPTVPESRFDHDTEESGEEMEDEEDEEDAGDGDATPQSQTQSRTPTPEGNYVPDSPPISPVELKKELPKYLPALQGCRSVEEFQCLNRIEEGTYGVVYRAKDKKTDEIVALKRLKMEKEKEGFPITSLREINTILKAQHPNIVTVREIVVGSNMDKIYIVMNYVEHDLKSLMETMKQPFLPGEVKTLMIQLLRGVRHLHDNWILHRDLKTSNLLLSHKGILKVGDFGLAREYGSPLKPYTPVVVTLWYRSPELLLGAKEYSTAVDMWSVGCIFGELLTQKPLFPGKSEIDQINKIFKDLGSPSEKIWPGYNELPAVKKMTFTEYPYNNLRKRFGALLSDQGFDLMNKFLTYCPSKRIVSDEGLKHEYFRETPLPIDPSMFPTWPTKSEQQRVKRGTSPRPPEGGLGYSQLGDDDLKDTGFHLTTSNQGASAVGPGFSLKF; this is encoded by the exons ATGCTGATGGGGGACGAAAAAGAGACTTGGAAAGTTAAAACTCTTGATGAAATACTACTGGAGAAAAAGCGCAGGAAGGAATTAGAAGAGCGAACAGACAACAAGCACCCCAAAAAT ATTTCTCAGAGCGTCGTTCCACAGGCGGATGATCGCGACGCCAAACAAGAGGCCCCAGAGGAAGGAGAGTTGCGGGATCAAAGGATGGAAATAACAATTCGCAATTCCCCCTACACTCGTCAAGATTCCACAGAAGACAG aGCAGAGGAAGACGATTCCCTAGCCATTAAGCCACCACAACAGGTTacaaggaaagagaaatctcaTCACAGAAAGGAggagaaaagaaaagacaagCGACGCCATCGCAGCCATTCCTCCGAAGGAG CGGGGAAACATGCCCGGGGCAAGGACAAAGAGAGGGAGCGGGATCGTAGGAAGCGTCAGTGGGAAGAAGACAAAGCCCGGCAGGACTGGGAGAGGCAGAAACGACGGGAGCAGGCCAGAGCGCATTCACGCAGAGAGAG GGACCGTCTGGAACAGCAGGAGCGGCAGCGGGAACGTGATCGAAAACTGCGAgagcagcagaaagagcaaagAGAGCTGAAAGATAGAGAGCGCAGGGCCGAAGAGCGCCGCAAAGAAAGAGAAAGTCGACGAGACG TGCCCTCGCAGCACCGAATGCTACCGGATGACTATGGTGATAAACCCAAACCAAGTCACCGCAGCCGTAGTCCTGTCCACGTTCCTCGGGAGAGAACAGAACCCGGGGAATTACGGAAAAATC CAAAGGAGGAGAGGCCCGAGGTCCAAGACCTACTCGCAGACCTCCAAGACATTAGTGACAGCGAAAGGAAAACCACCTCTGCCGAGTCTTCCGCCG CGTCAAGATCGGGctctgaagaggaggaggaggaagaaggagAGTCCAGCAGCAAGACTGATGGCGAAGAAGGagaggaggacgaggaagaggaggagggcgaGTCTGTCTCAGTGTCAGGCTCAGAGAGGTCTGAGCAGAGTGCAG AGGAAGGGAGTGAGGAGGATCATTCGGAGGAGGACTTTGAGGAGGAGCAGGAAAATGGAAATCACATACCTACAG TACCTGAATCTCGTTTCGACCACGACACGGAAGAAAGCGGTGAGGAGatggaggacgaggaggatgaagaagacGCAGGTGACGGTGATGCTACGCCTCAATCGCAGACGCAGTCGCGGACCCCCACGCCCGAAGGAAACTATGTTCCCGACTCCCCTCCAATTTCACCTGTGGAGCTGAAAAAGGAGCTCCCCAAATATTTGCCTGCTTTACAG GGTTGTCGCAGTGTGGAGGAATTTCAGTGCCTGAACCGAATTGAGGAGGGAACATACGGCGTGGTGTACAGAGCCAAGGACAAGAAGACGG atgaaATTGTGGCTTTAAAAAGGCTTAAGATGGAGAAGGAAAAGGAGGGCTTTCCTATTACCTCCTTGAGAGAAATCAATACTATATTGAAAGCTCAACATCCCAACATTGTCACAGTGAGG GAAATAGTTGTCGGAAGCAACATGGACAAGATTTACATTGTAATGAACTACGTTGAGCATGACTTGAAGAGTCTGATGGAAACCATGAAGCAGCCTTTCCTGCCAG GAGAAGTCAAGACTCTGATGATTCAGCTGCTTCGAGGAGTCCGGCATCTTCACGATAACTGGATTCTCCACCGGGACCTGAAAACGTCCAACCTGCTACTCAGCCACAAGGGAATCCTCAAG GTTGGTGACTTTGGTTTAGCCCGTGAATATGGATCCCCCCTGAAGCCCTACACTCCTGTAGTTGTAACCTTATGGTACCGGTCACCAGAACTGCTACTTGGAGCCAAG GAGTACTCCACAGCTGTCGACATGTGGTCTGTGGGCTGCATATTTGGCGAGCTCCTCACCCAGAAACCTCTTTTTCCTGGAAAATCGGAAATTGaccaaattaataaaatattcaag GATCTGGGGTCACCCAGCGAGAAAATCTGGCCCGGCTACAACGAGCTACCGGCTGTGAAGAAGATGACTTTTACAGAGTATCCCTACAATAACCTGCGAAAGCGTTTTGGTGCGCTGCTCTCAGACCAGGGCTTCGACTTAATGAACAA ATTCCTCACCTACTGTCCCAGTAAGAGGATCGTCTCGGACGAGGGGCTCAAACACGAGTACTTCCGCGAGACGCCGCTGCCCATCGACCCGTCAATGTTCCCCACCTGGCCCACCAAGAGCGAGCAGCAGAGGGTAAAGAGGGGCACCAGCCCTCGGCCACCCGAGGGAGGCCTGGGCTACAGTCAACTG GGGGATGACGACCTAAAAGACACGGGCTTTCACCTGACCACAAGTAATCAGGGAGCATCTGCGGTAGGCCCCGGATTCAGCCTTAAATTCTGA